In a genomic window of Xylophilus rhododendri:
- a CDS encoding transposase: protein MARLPRLTVPGQVHHLILRGNNGQAVFHDDQDRERLLQLLQDHAREFAIAVHGYVLMDNHLQLLLTPVDDRLPRYMQAVGRRYVRYFNDRHGRSGTLWEGRYRSTVIDAQAYLLHAMALLDLKPVAAGLAPQPEAWPWSSHRHYIGRLTDRLVTPHALCWELGNTPFARELAYAELVHAGVPGEVQAQLQGATLGGWALGGSEFLGQLTKTTDRRLTPGNAGRPSPKREKPGA, encoded by the coding sequence ATGGCGCGCCTGCCCCGGCTGACCGTCCCCGGCCAGGTCCACCACCTGATCCTGCGCGGCAACAACGGCCAGGCCGTCTTCCACGACGACCAGGACCGCGAGCGCCTGCTGCAGCTGCTGCAGGACCATGCCCGCGAATTCGCCATCGCCGTGCACGGCTACGTGCTGATGGACAACCACCTGCAGCTGCTGCTCACACCGGTCGACGACCGGCTGCCGCGCTACATGCAGGCCGTCGGCCGGCGCTACGTGCGTTACTTCAACGACCGCCACGGCCGCAGCGGCACCCTGTGGGAGGGCCGTTACCGCAGCACCGTGATCGATGCCCAGGCCTACCTGCTGCACGCCATGGCGCTGCTCGACCTGAAGCCCGTCGCCGCCGGCCTCGCCCCGCAGCCGGAGGCCTGGCCCTGGTCCAGCCACCGCCACTACATAGGCCGTCTCACCGACCGGCTGGTGACGCCCCACGCCCTTTGCTGGGAACTGGGCAATACCCCCTTCGCCCGCGAACTGGCCTATGCCGAACTGGTGCATGCGGGTGTGCCGGGGGAGGTGCAGGCGCAGCTTCAAGGGGCCACCCTGGGCGGATGGGCACTGGGCGGGTCGGAATTCCTGGGGCAGCTCACGAAAACCACCGACCGCCGGCTGACGCCGGGCAATGCCGGACGACCATCGCCCAAACGCGAAAAACCAGGCGCGTAA